In a genomic window of Methanocalculus natronophilus:
- a CDS encoding DUF7524 family protein, producing the protein MTIVLAHLNRRGVNSVELSAREAPIDAGSDLVLHLKNHGSPTHATIRTQNGQAYTDFFHENLFIDGDMEYRIPIRDSSGDGVFDLELITGYGARSARLKAVVSKACPVVMPAPVAETYELEEDASATIKPPLLALLPCIIACIIYLVWLSFRGGILAPVDAFATSLIVLLLLAGIVIACRSPDTS; encoded by the coding sequence ATGACCATCGTTCTTGCCCATCTGAACCGGCGTGGGGTCAACTCGGTTGAACTCTCTGCCCGTGAGGCTCCAATTGATGCCGGGAGTGATCTTGTTCTCCACCTGAAAAACCATGGCTCTCCCACCCATGCGACGATCAGAACGCAGAACGGACAGGCATATACTGATTTCTTCCATGAAAACCTCTTTATTGACGGTGATATGGAATACCGGATCCCGATACGCGACTCATCAGGAGATGGAGTCTTTGATCTGGAGCTTATCACCGGTTATGGGGCACGCTCGGCACGGTTGAAGGCGGTGGTAAGCAAGGCCTGCCCGGTGGTGATGCCTGCACCTGTTGCTGAGACCTATGAGCTGGAAGAGGATGCTTCTGCCACAATCAAACCCCCGCTCCTTGCACTCCTCCCCTGTATCATCGCCTGTATCATCTACCTGGTCTGGCTCTCATTCCGGGGCGGGATCCTTGCTCCTGTTGACGCATTTGCAACCTCGCTTATTGTCCTGCTCCTGCTTGCCGGGATTGTCATTGCATGCCGTTCTCCGGATACGTCCTGA
- the purE gene encoding 5-(carboxyamino)imidazole ribonucleotide mutase, whose protein sequence is MVDVAVIAGSQSDEAIIRKVCATLEEYGITYDHQVISAHRDPEKLGEYIKASDARLFIGIAGMSAALPGVIASKTKKPVIGVPVSGKVMGGLDALLSIAQMPKGVPVACVAVDGGENAAHLAARILGIA, encoded by the coding sequence ATGGTCGACGTAGCTGTCATCGCCGGATCACAATCAGACGAGGCAATCATCCGCAAAGTCTGCGCAACACTCGAAGAATACGGGATCACCTACGACCATCAGGTGATATCCGCACACCGTGACCCCGAAAAGCTGGGAGAATACATCAAAGCAAGCGATGCCCGTCTCTTCATTGGAATTGCCGGGATGTCCGCAGCCCTTCCAGGCGTTATCGCCTCAAAAACCAAAAAGCCGGTTATTGGCGTCCCGGTTTCCGGAAAAGTTATGGGAGGGCTTGATGCTCTCCTCTCAATCGCCCAGATGCCAAAAGGCGTCCCCGTGGCATGCGTCGCCGTAGATGGCGGCGAAAATGCGGCACACCTTGCCGCGCGGATCCTCGGGATCGCCTGA
- the pdxS gene encoding pyridoxal 5'-phosphate synthase lyase subunit PdxS has product MKLEDLRFGTELLKRGFASMQKGGVIMDVVSAEQAVIAEEAGAVAVMALERVPADIRKAGGVTRMADPAKIIEITEAVSIPVMAKIRIGHFVEAQVLQELGVDMIDESEVLTPADEEYHVEKSGFSVPFVCGARNLGEALRRINEGAAMIRTKGEAGTGNVVEAVRHMRAIQSEIRMLKGMDALERTAYARKIEAPFELVDDAASRGRLPVVNFSAGGIATPADAALMMQLGADGVFVGSGIFKSEQPATMAKAVVEAVHHFNDPNVIADVSRGLGEAMPGIDIHTLRPDEVLQTRGW; this is encoded by the coding sequence ATGAAACTTGAAGACCTGAGGTTTGGAACAGAGCTTCTGAAGCGGGGGTTTGCATCCATGCAGAAAGGCGGTGTTATCATGGATGTCGTCTCTGCCGAACAGGCGGTTATCGCTGAGGAAGCAGGAGCGGTTGCTGTGATGGCACTTGAACGTGTGCCTGCCGATATCAGGAAGGCAGGCGGTGTCACCAGGATGGCCGATCCGGCAAAGATCATCGAGATCACTGAAGCCGTCTCGATACCGGTGATGGCAAAGATCCGGATCGGTCATTTCGTCGAGGCCCAGGTGCTCCAGGAACTCGGTGTGGATATGATTGATGAATCCGAGGTTCTGACACCGGCAGACGAGGAGTACCATGTTGAGAAGAGCGGGTTCTCGGTACCGTTTGTCTGCGGTGCCCGAAATCTCGGTGAGGCGCTCAGGCGGATCAATGAAGGGGCTGCGATGATCCGGACAAAAGGTGAAGCCGGCACAGGAAACGTCGTTGAGGCTGTACGGCATATGCGTGCCATCCAGTCGGAGATCCGGATGCTGAAGGGTATGGATGCCCTTGAACGGACCGCCTATGCACGGAAGATCGAAGCGCCGTTTGAGCTCGTTGATGATGCTGCTTCACGTGGCCGCCTGCCGGTTGTGAACTTCTCTGCCGGTGGTATCGCCACCCCTGCGGATGCCGCACTGATGATGCAGCTTGGTGCAGACGGTGTCTTTGTCGGCTCCGGTATCTTCAAATCAGAACAGCCTGCAACAATGGCAAAAGCGGTTGTTGAGGCAGTTCACCACTTCAATGATCCCAATGTGATTGCAGACGTAAGCCGCGGCCTTGGAGAGGCGATGCCGGGCATCGATATCCATACCCTCAGACCGGATGAGGTGCTGCAGACCCGTGGCTGGTAA
- a CDS encoding methytransferase partner Trm112 — protein sequence MKRWLMDILCCPVCKGDIALTATEENDEEVLEGTLRCDACSLDFPIHEGIPNLLPPEPVPEEG from the coding sequence ATGAAACGATGGCTTATGGATATTCTCTGCTGTCCGGTCTGCAAAGGCGATATCGCCCTGACCGCAACCGAAGAGAATGATGAAGAGGTTCTTGAAGGCACACTCCGGTGTGATGCATGCAGCCTTGACTTTCCGATTCACGAGGGGATACCAAACCTCCTCCCTCCAGAACCTGTTCCAGAAGAGGGGTGA
- a CDS encoding YunC family protein, which yields MEHQVIPLTTSTATGYATKVGPVTLVFIKTESGMIGCGAFDITALERFGVPAATMKSSVKPMVESIEDLLLASVHTVNHPGYERGIRIGMQAREALELLG from the coding sequence ATGGAACACCAGGTTATCCCCCTCACAACCAGTACCGCAACCGGCTATGCCACAAAGGTAGGGCCGGTTACGCTTGTATTTATCAAAACCGAATCCGGGATGATCGGGTGCGGTGCCTTTGATATCACGGCACTTGAGCGGTTCGGGGTTCCGGCAGCCACGATGAAATCCAGCGTAAAACCGATGGTAGAGTCTATTGAAGACCTGCTTTTGGCTTCAGTGCATACTGTGAATCATCCTGGCTATGAACGCGGAATCAGGATCGGAATGCAAGCAAGAGAGGCGCTGGAACTCCTCGGTTGA
- a CDS encoding MBL fold metallo-hydrolase, with amino-acid sequence MQIQWIPGSGWQANSYLFGDTLIDAGIVPMAVERYRDQIKTIILTHGHFDHIAHLSEIKAMTGAEVCIHQLDAGALRSDAESLSCNFGARPPMVVPDTILADGDSVGDLRVIHTPGHTRGSICLYHEETRALISGDTVFPNGSFGRTDFPGGSTADLMRSVERLATFGIESLYPGHERPVTEGAGRHLLATQQYLRSYHG; translated from the coding sequence ATGCAGATCCAATGGATACCCGGAAGCGGGTGGCAGGCAAACTCCTATCTCTTCGGGGACACTCTCATCGATGCGGGCATCGTCCCCATGGCAGTCGAGCGGTACCGCGACCAGATCAAGACGATTATCCTGACACACGGCCATTTTGATCATATCGCCCATCTCAGTGAAATCAAGGCAATGACAGGAGCAGAGGTCTGCATCCACCAGCTTGATGCCGGCGCTCTCCGATCTGATGCCGAAAGCCTCTCCTGCAACTTCGGTGCACGGCCACCCATGGTTGTCCCGGATACCATCCTCGCAGACGGCGATTCGGTGGGGGATCTCCGCGTCATACACACCCCCGGCCATACAAGAGGGAGCATCTGCCTCTATCATGAGGAGACACGCGCACTTATTTCAGGAGATACCGTCTTCCCGAATGGTTCATTTGGAAGGACAGATTTCCCCGGAGGAAGCACAGCAGATCTCATGAGATCAGTCGAACGTCTTGCCACATTCGGGATCGAATCCCTCTATCCTGGCCACGAACGGCCGGTCACTGAAGGTGCGGGCAGACATCTCCTGGCAACACAGCAGTATCTCAGATCATACCATGGGTGA
- a CDS encoding adenylosuccinate synthetase codes for MPCTIIVGGFFGDEGKGKIVAHIAYKDNPTVIARGGVGPNAGHTVKIKEKEFGVRMVPSGFVFEKADLCIGPGVLVDPRVFLREVDLIDASERTYIDGRCGIIEEEHIERDQASEYLMKTIGSTGTGCGPANSDRVLRQSRQAKDLPELAPYITDVAEKVNRAIENGEEVLIEGTQGFGISLYFGTYPYVTSKDTSASQIAADCGVGPTRIDDVIVVFKAFPTRVGEGPFSTEMSLDQSHEKGIIEYGTVTHRERRIGNWDGAMARYSAMINGCTQVAVTGIDRVDPACYGATDYGQLTETAKVFIRQVEEDVGRPVTIISTGPELSQIIDLRRKR; via the coding sequence ATGCCCTGTACAATTATTGTGGGTGGTTTTTTTGGCGATGAGGGTAAAGGCAAGATTGTTGCCCATATCGCGTATAAAGACAATCCAACAGTTATAGCACGTGGCGGTGTCGGACCAAACGCCGGCCACACCGTAAAGATCAAAGAGAAGGAATTTGGCGTCCGGATGGTTCCATCCGGCTTTGTTTTTGAAAAAGCCGATCTCTGTATCGGCCCCGGGGTCCTGGTGGATCCGAGGGTTTTTCTTCGGGAGGTTGACCTAATTGATGCCTCGGAGAGGACCTATATCGATGGACGATGCGGAATCATCGAGGAGGAGCATATCGAGAGAGATCAGGCGAGCGAATACCTGATGAAGACGATCGGGAGCACCGGGACGGGCTGCGGTCCTGCCAATTCGGATCGGGTGCTTCGCCAGTCGCGCCAGGCAAAGGATCTCCCGGAACTTGCACCATATATCACCGATGTTGCGGAGAAGGTGAACAGGGCAATTGAGAATGGTGAGGAGGTGCTCATCGAGGGTACCCAGGGTTTTGGCATATCGCTCTATTTCGGAACATACCCGTATGTGACAAGCAAAGACACCTCGGCATCCCAGATTGCAGCGGACTGCGGTGTCGGCCCGACCAGGATAGACGATGTGATCGTTGTCTTCAAGGCATTCCCGACACGGGTCGGTGAAGGTCCGTTCTCGACTGAGATGAGTCTTGACCAGTCTCATGAAAAAGGTATAATCGAATACGGCACCGTGACCCATCGCGAGCGGAGGATCGGGAACTGGGACGGGGCTATGGCTCGCTACTCGGCTATGATAAACGGCTGCACCCAGGTTGCGGTCACCGGAATTGACCGGGTTGATCCTGCCTGCTATGGGGCAACAGACTATGGTCAGCTCACCGAAACCGCAAAGGTTTTCATCCGGCAGGTAGAGGAGGATGTGGGACGCCCTGTTACAATCATCTCTACAGGGCCGGAACTCTCACAAATAATAGACCTGAGGAGAAAGCGATGA
- a CDS encoding GIY-YIG nuclease family protein produces MGEPPRPEGRRLPAPSPSPPHNKGVYTLILRSTGREVPVGRLGSIHLPEAYLIYVGSALGPGGLGRVQRHLAMPGSGKRHHWHIDYLLLDESIWCSATITATTEDPCECLLANTIGGQNIPGFGCSDCSCRSHLFLRHDDPVESIEAAFSALGLEPMITRY; encoded by the coding sequence ATGGGTGAACCACCCCGCCCTGAAGGACGGCGTCTTCCCGCACCGTCCCCTTCACCTCCGCACAATAAAGGGGTGTATACGCTTATCCTCAGATCCACTGGCAGAGAGGTCCCGGTCGGGAGGCTTGGCAGCATCCATCTGCCGGAAGCATATCTCATCTATGTCGGATCGGCACTCGGGCCGGGGGGGCTTGGCCGGGTGCAGAGGCATCTGGCTATGCCGGGAAGCGGCAAACGACACCACTGGCATATCGATTATCTCCTCCTGGATGAATCGATTTGGTGTTCTGCAACGATTACCGCAACAACAGAAGACCCCTGCGAATGCCTGCTCGCAAACACAATCGGTGGTCAAAATATACCTGGTTTTGGCTGCTCAGACTGTTCCTGCCGATCCCACCTCTTTCTCCGGCATGATGACCCGGTTGAATCCATAGAAGCAGCCTTCTCTGCACTTGGCCTTGAGCCCATGATCACAAGGTATTAG
- the thiC gene encoding phosphomethylpyrimidine synthase ThiC, translating into MVFMHSLVRQCRSGLPPELLDLAVSEGISPDRMAGAIADGRIVVPANPRRTIRYSAIGEGCRVKVNVNIGTSAVRCDPEFEMIKARAALMEGADALMDLSTAGDLQAIRREILSLPAPVGTVPIYEAVRRAGTAQDLTADILFSVIRDQCRQGVDFMTLHCGVNHDALHALRTDPRMLGVVSRGGVFHVAWMVESGEENPLYAEYDYLLEILAEEDVTLSLGDGMRPGALVDSGRLAKATEYLTLGRLAKQARLAGVQRMIEGPGHIPIHEVAWNVKVIKEVTDSAPLYLLGPLVTDIAAGYDHVVGAIGGAIAASAGADFLCMVSPAEHLALPDEDDIIEGTRVARIAAHAGDIARRGGVDAFPVEMAMARARRDLDWDAQYQAALFPEYARSIHDRDGETETCSMCGDICAVKLVSDLLPKKE; encoded by the coding sequence ATGGTATTTATGCACTCACTTGTCAGGCAGTGCCGATCGGGCCTCCCACCTGAGCTTCTGGATCTGGCTGTTTCTGAAGGCATCTCACCTGACCGTATGGCAGGGGCTATTGCAGACGGCCGTATTGTGGTTCCTGCCAATCCACGAAGAACGATTCGGTATTCTGCAATAGGAGAAGGCTGTCGCGTTAAGGTGAATGTGAATATCGGGACATCCGCTGTCCGCTGTGATCCGGAATTTGAGATGATCAAGGCCAGGGCTGCCCTGATGGAGGGAGCAGATGCGCTGATGGATCTCTCAACCGCAGGGGATCTGCAAGCGATCAGACGAGAGATCCTCTCTCTTCCGGCTCCTGTTGGGACAGTCCCGATCTATGAGGCTGTCCGGCGGGCCGGCACAGCACAGGACCTCACCGCAGATATTCTCTTCTCGGTGATCCGGGATCAATGCAGGCAGGGCGTGGATTTCATGACACTCCACTGCGGGGTGAACCATGATGCGCTCCATGCACTCAGAACCGATCCCCGGATGCTTGGTGTCGTCTCCCGAGGCGGGGTGTTCCATGTCGCATGGATGGTTGAATCAGGTGAGGAGAACCCGTTGTATGCAGAATATGACTATCTCCTTGAGATCCTTGCCGAAGAAGATGTCACCCTGAGCCTGGGTGACGGGATGCGCCCCGGCGCCCTGGTTGACAGCGGACGGCTCGCAAAGGCGACAGAGTACCTGACGCTTGGACGGCTTGCAAAACAGGCGCGTTTGGCGGGTGTCCAGCGGATGATCGAGGGTCCGGGACATATCCCGATCCACGAGGTTGCCTGGAATGTCAAGGTGATCAAAGAGGTGACGGACTCAGCACCGCTTTACCTCCTCGGCCCGCTCGTCACCGATATCGCAGCAGGGTATGATCACGTCGTCGGTGCCATCGGTGGTGCGATTGCCGCATCTGCGGGCGCAGATTTCCTCTGCATGGTCTCACCGGCAGAGCACCTTGCGCTTCCTGATGAAGATGATATCATCGAAGGGACCCGGGTTGCACGGATAGCGGCTCATGCAGGTGATATTGCGCGCCGTGGCGGCGTGGACGCGTTCCCTGTTGAGATGGCTATGGCGCGTGCGCGGCGTGATCTCGACTGGGATGCACAATACCAGGCAGCCCTCTTTCCGGAGTATGCCCGCTCGATCCATGACCGTGATGGAGAGACAGAGACCTGCTCGATGTGCGGGGATATCTGTGCTGTGAAACTGGTTTCGGATCTCCTCCCGAAAAAAGAGTAG
- the pdxT gene encoding pyridoxal 5'-phosphate synthase glutaminase subunit PdxT has product MAGNIGVLALQGDVLEHVEAFRRALQDKGSVSIFRDASDIPSFDGIAIPGGESTTIMRLIQKAGMQKPFQQYEGGIFATCAGMVLLGTEVQNDSLFEPLGVMDMTVKRNAFGRQKESFEADVDCIGLDTPFHGIFIRAPVATRVGYGTEVLASLPQGIVAIRHGLHMAFSFHPELGGDVRLHRLFLDGLGL; this is encoded by the coding sequence GTGGCTGGTAATATCGGTGTTCTTGCCCTCCAGGGCGATGTACTGGAACATGTTGAGGCATTCCGCCGCGCACTTCAGGATAAAGGCTCTGTTTCCATATTCAGGGATGCCTCTGATATACCTTCTTTTGATGGGATTGCAATTCCCGGTGGTGAATCAACAACCATCATGCGGCTGATCCAGAAGGCGGGAATGCAGAAGCCCTTCCAGCAGTATGAAGGCGGGATCTTTGCCACCTGTGCAGGTATGGTTCTCCTCGGAACAGAGGTGCAGAATGACAGCCTCTTTGAGCCACTTGGTGTCATGGACATGACCGTGAAACGGAACGCCTTCGGCCGCCAGAAGGAGTCTTTTGAGGCTGATGTTGACTGTATTGGCCTTGACACCCCGTTTCATGGGATCTTCATCAGGGCACCGGTTGCAACCCGTGTCGGGTATGGAACAGAGGTGCTTGCATCCCTGCCACAGGGGATTGTTGCCATCAGGCATGGCCTGCATATGGCGTTTTCGTTCCATCCGGAACTGGGAGGCGACGTACGGCTTCACCGGCTCTTCCTGGACGGCCTTGGTCTCTGA
- a CDS encoding S26 family signal peptidase: MREKDLQETPAVGEQSLLKRFCESSHPAVSLGRDLLWVACVVGGVALLLFAASGTWPAVVAVESGSMLPDMRVGDLVFVAAPDRFGPLVTSAEGAETGHLSFGSPGDVIVFRPNGDDSVHPIIHRAIIRIDEAEAEELLEFRDPHAGIVTKGDNNPVIDQLTTHTNLGRIEPVKDEWIIGKAVFAIPLLGYLPLHIVEFAIVIIAIIIIQELIAVRRKEKK; the protein is encoded by the coding sequence ATGAGGGAGAAAGATCTGCAGGAAACACCTGCCGTGGGGGAGCAGTCACTCCTGAAACGGTTTTGCGAAAGTTCGCATCCCGCAGTATCACTTGGCCGTGATCTCCTCTGGGTCGCCTGTGTTGTCGGAGGAGTGGCACTGCTGCTTTTTGCCGCATCCGGGACATGGCCCGCGGTTGTGGCTGTAGAGTCCGGGAGCATGCTCCCTGATATGCGGGTTGGAGATCTTGTCTTTGTTGCCGCACCTGATCGCTTTGGGCCGCTTGTCACATCAGCCGAAGGAGCAGAAACAGGGCATCTCTCATTTGGCAGTCCGGGAGATGTCATCGTCTTCAGGCCAAATGGCGATGATTCGGTCCATCCAATCATCCACCGGGCGATCATCAGGATAGACGAGGCTGAGGCTGAAGAGCTCCTCGAATTTCGTGATCCCCACGCCGGAATAGTCACAAAAGGCGACAACAACCCGGTGATCGACCAGCTTACAACCCATACGAATCTGGGCAGGATCGAGCCGGTGAAAGATGAATGGATCATCGGAAAAGCGGTCTTTGCAATTCCTCTCCTTGGGTACCTGCCCCTGCATATCGTGGAATTTGCCATAGTGATCATCGCCATCATTATCATCCAGGAACTCATTGCAGTTCGAAGGAAAGAGAAGAAGTAG
- the cbiB gene encoding adenosylcobinamide-phosphate synthase CbiB, with translation MPFSGYVLIPAFVLAAALVLDRCLGDPHTPFHPVALIGRVIGWWGRPSVYRPGIQRLAGIICWAGTSLLFTLPFLLVEWFAPWWLYLLAGPFLLKSTFAWRSLEEHASSVEAGLATDPGAGRTAASMMVSRNTETLSDEEVRSAAYESVAENLVDSILAPLFWFAILGLPGAALYRAANTMDAMLGYRDERERLGWFPARADDLLSYIPARIAGCLLLCWFGVYGRGRDAFSILRRDARKRPGPNGGIPMAAIAGGCGIAFTKPGGYLIGEPARSLLKGGSCVIAAVRGVTLFFAFLLLLIWILPGLSLISPLLWG, from the coding sequence ATGCCGTTCTCCGGATACGTCCTGATTCCAGCATTCGTCCTGGCAGCAGCCCTCGTACTTGACAGGTGCCTTGGTGATCCCCATACACCCTTTCATCCGGTTGCCCTCATTGGCAGGGTCATTGGGTGGTGGGGACGCCCGTCTGTATACCGGCCGGGCATCCAGAGGCTTGCCGGGATCATCTGCTGGGCTGGAACTTCGCTCCTCTTCACGCTGCCGTTTCTCCTGGTGGAGTGGTTCGCTCCATGGTGGCTGTACCTTCTGGCAGGCCCGTTCCTCTTAAAATCCACGTTTGCATGGCGCTCCCTGGAAGAACACGCCAGCTCAGTTGAAGCGGGGCTGGCAACTGATCCGGGTGCCGGCCGGACTGCAGCCTCGATGATGGTCTCACGAAACACCGAAACACTCTCGGATGAAGAGGTCAGGTCCGCGGCATACGAATCGGTCGCAGAGAACCTGGTGGATTCGATACTCGCACCACTCTTCTGGTTTGCCATCCTTGGCCTCCCGGGTGCGGCACTCTACCGTGCAGCAAACACAATGGATGCGATGCTCGGGTACCGGGATGAGCGGGAGCGTCTTGGATGGTTCCCTGCCAGGGCAGATGATCTCCTCTCCTATATTCCCGCACGGATTGCCGGATGCCTCCTCCTCTGCTGGTTTGGGGTTTATGGACGGGGAAGAGACGCGTTCTCGATCCTCAGGCGTGATGCACGAAAACGCCCCGGTCCAAATGGCGGGATACCAATGGCAGCCATTGCAGGGGGGTGCGGGATTGCGTTTACAAAACCTGGTGGCTACCTGATTGGTGAGCCTGCCCGCAGTCTGCTCAAGGGGGGGAGCTGCGTCATTGCTGCAGTCAGGGGAGTAACGCTTTTTTTTGCGTTCTTGCTTCTTCTCATCTGGATTCTCCCCGGTCTTTCGCTCATATCTCCTCTTCTATGGGGGTAG
- the cofH gene encoding 5-amino-6-(D-ribitylamino)uracil--L-tyrosine 4-hydroxyphenyl transferase CofH, with protein MIETKQLLDDCLGGHRLTPEEALHLLKTTGREIYPICHAADLLREEKVGNVVTYVRNQNIHITNVCKNLCGFCAFGKRKDDPDAFFDDPERIREKVRIACSRNITEICLLSGVHPDYTLDTYADIIRTVRDEAPMIDIHTASPDEVAFIAEKSGVPTTEALETLREAGLGTLQGTAAEILVDDVRKVICPAKVDTATWVRIIREAHQAGIRSTSTIMYGSAESPADRITHLQILREIQDETGGFTELVPLSYLHDNTELYRRGRAPAGATGREDLLMIAVSRLFLDNFDHIQVPWGKFGIKLTQIALLSGGDDLGGTMFSDDVSVEAGGSEAGYLDPVLMKHISEDIGRTLIQRTTKYAHL; from the coding sequence ATGATAGAGACAAAACAACTGCTCGACGACTGCCTGGGAGGCCACCGGCTTACCCCTGAAGAGGCGCTTCATCTCCTGAAGACGACCGGACGTGAGATCTATCCCATCTGTCATGCAGCAGATCTCCTCCGTGAAGAGAAGGTCGGCAATGTCGTGACCTATGTGAGAAACCAGAACATCCATATTACCAATGTCTGCAAGAATCTCTGTGGGTTCTGTGCGTTTGGAAAGCGAAAGGATGATCCGGATGCATTCTTTGATGATCCGGAACGGATCCGGGAGAAGGTGAGGATCGCCTGTTCCAGAAACATCACCGAGATCTGTCTCCTCTCCGGCGTCCACCCCGACTATACCCTTGATACCTATGCAGATATCATCAGGACTGTCCGCGATGAGGCTCCCATGATCGATATTCATACCGCCAGTCCCGACGAGGTCGCCTTTATTGCAGAAAAAAGCGGTGTACCGACGACTGAGGCACTTGAAACGCTCAGGGAGGCTGGCCTTGGCACCCTCCAGGGTACTGCTGCTGAGATCCTGGTGGACGATGTCCGGAAGGTGATCTGCCCGGCCAAAGTCGATACCGCAACCTGGGTCCGGATCATCAGGGAGGCTCACCAGGCAGGCATCCGGAGCACCTCAACGATCATGTACGGATCCGCAGAGTCCCCGGCAGACCGGATCACCCATCTTCAGATTCTCAGGGAGATCCAGGACGAGACCGGCGGGTTTACCGAACTGGTTCCTCTCTCTTACCTGCACGATAATACAGAGCTCTACAGGCGGGGACGTGCACCAGCAGGTGCAACAGGCAGGGAAGATCTCCTGATGATTGCAGTCTCCCGCCTCTTCCTTGATAATTTCGACCATATTCAGGTGCCATGGGGTAAATTCGGCATCAAGCTCACCCAGATCGCACTTCTGTCAGGTGGAGATGACCTCGGGGGCACGATGTTCTCAGATGATGTCTCTGTCGAGGCAGGGGGATCAGAAGCAGGGTATCTTGATCCGGTGCTCATGAAGCATATCAGTGAGGATATCGGCAGGACCCTTATCCAGCGGACAACAAAATACGCCCATTTGTGA
- a CDS encoding flavodoxin family protein, whose amino-acid sequence MRAQGNTAILVQEILTHVAEKGVPTEFLTLSGKEIKPCIGCEKCKEEKWCTIRNDDWSGLAEKMIKADVLVIGSPTYYFDVSGQVKNLIDRTYSLWHDRRLAGRSAAAITVCADKGGARALETLEAFLLTHEFGYLGHIIGRGAAAGDIRSDTVAMSSAKPVADRIVSYFGTLDD is encoded by the coding sequence ATGAGAGCACAGGGAAACACTGCCATCCTTGTGCAGGAGATTCTAACCCACGTTGCAGAGAAAGGTGTTCCGACAGAGTTTCTCACACTCTCGGGAAAAGAGATTAAACCCTGCATCGGGTGCGAGAAATGCAAAGAAGAGAAATGGTGCACCATCAGAAACGATGACTGGTCGGGACTGGCAGAGAAGATGATCAAGGCGGATGTCCTCGTCATCGGATCTCCCACCTACTACTTTGATGTCTCCGGGCAGGTGAAGAACCTCATTGACCGGACCTATTCACTCTGGCATGACCGCAGACTTGCAGGCAGGAGTGCTGCTGCCATTACTGTCTGTGCAGACAAGGGAGGCGCCCGGGCACTTGAGACACTGGAAGCATTCCTGTTAACCCACGAGTTCGGCTACCTCGGCCATATCATCGGGAGGGGGGCAGCAGCTGGTGATATCCGATCCGATACCGTTGCCATGAGTTCGGCAAAACCGGTTGCTGATCGGATCGTCTCCTACTTTGGAACCCTGGACGACTAA